One Methanolobus sp. WCC4 DNA segment encodes these proteins:
- a CDS encoding radical SAM protein: MRLIGLSDEQGQIRIEFAGCNMKCPYCVHIHQPRKEWTIEDVLEYAGKSTTDDVYLGGAEPTLQKDLLPLIEGLHNQGKRVILKSNGMKPEVLESASPFVHGFVLEIKAPSDDIKGIMELTGMSEERTEKYVKLLTESMIIAKKKWLRIWIRVIPEYVNADTMPKIIPDLEGASEVMLYQFMSNPDFDLPFMGHEGPTPSWREMKELAEMVLEKVPQVRLVGERGKLVLKK; this comes from the coding sequence ATGAGATTGATAGGACTGTCAGACGAACAGGGACAGATAAGGATCGAGTTTGCAGGATGTAATATGAAATGTCCTTATTGTGTCCATATACATCAGCCCCGGAAGGAGTGGACAATTGAGGATGTACTGGAATATGCCGGTAAGTCCACCACGGATGATGTCTATCTTGGGGGTGCAGAACCTACTTTGCAAAAGGACCTTCTTCCGCTTATTGAAGGACTTCACAACCAGGGCAAGCGTGTCATATTGAAGTCCAACGGAATGAAACCAGAAGTACTTGAGAGTGCGAGTCCTTTCGTACATGGGTTCGTGCTTGAGATCAAGGCCCCATCAGATGACATTAAAGGCATAATGGAACTTACAGGGATGTCAGAAGAGCGTACTGAGAAATATGTGAAGCTCCTCACGGAATCAATGATAATCGCTAAGAAGAAGTGGCTGAGGATCTGGATACGGGTGATACCTGAGTATGTGAATGCTGATACCATGCCGAAGATAATTCCGGACCTTGAAGGTGCTTCAGAGGTGATGCTCTATCAGTTCATGAGCAATCCTGATTTTGACCTGCCGTTCATGGGGCATGAAGGACCCACGCCTTCATGGAGGGAGATGAAGGAATTAGCTGAGATGGTTCTGGAAAAGGTCCCTCAGGTAAGACTTGTAGGTGAAAGGGGAAAACTTGTACTGAAAAAGTGA
- a CDS encoding methanogenesis marker 2 protein has translation MNIEELAADLRNFEGVTRKKPIADIVSIFETVRSEYGEVIDDFGDDAAVIDIGTDDVILFAADAIWGRIVNKSPWWTGYTSVVVNVNDISAMGGRPLAMVNVMASSDLESTEEIMRGIRDGIKKFGVPMVGGHMHPDTPYNSLAVSIIGIAKKDCVIRSDSAEPGDVVIVAYDMDGRVGKNSPYSWDTTSFKEADVVRERFMVMQDIGEKKLVTAGKDISNPGTVGTLGMLCEVSRVGASVDLQKIPMPDGLELAQWLKIYPATGYVVTAKEENADECIGIFEGAGLKAAVIGVINDSQTVDIYDESGKAVVFDLKNDNITGI, from the coding sequence TTGAATATCGAAGAGCTTGCAGCAGACCTTAGGAACTTTGAAGGTGTAACACGAAAAAAGCCAATCGCAGATATCGTGAGTATATTCGAGACCGTTCGCTCGGAATATGGTGAGGTTATCGATGATTTCGGGGATGATGCTGCAGTTATTGATATTGGTACTGATGATGTGATCCTCTTTGCAGCAGATGCCATATGGGGACGGATCGTCAACAAGAGTCCCTGGTGGACCGGTTATACGTCGGTTGTGGTGAACGTTAATGACATTTCTGCAATGGGCGGTCGTCCACTTGCGATGGTTAACGTCATGGCTTCCAGTGACCTTGAGTCCACCGAGGAGATCATGCGTGGTATCAGGGATGGGATAAAGAAGTTCGGCGTGCCCATGGTCGGAGGTCACATGCACCCTGACACTCCATACAATTCTCTTGCAGTTTCTATCATTGGTATCGCCAAGAAGGACTGTGTCATCAGAAGTGACAGTGCAGAACCCGGTGATGTTGTCATAGTTGCCTATGATATGGATGGAAGGGTCGGTAAGAACTCACCCTATAGCTGGGATACCACTTCATTCAAGGAGGCAGATGTTGTGCGTGAGCGTTTCATGGTCATGCAGGATATAGGGGAAAAGAAACTGGTTACAGCAGGAAAGGATATCAGTAATCCAGGTACCGTTGGAACCCTCGGTATGCTCTGTGAGGTTAGCAGGGTCGGTGCCTCAGTTGACCTTCAAAAGATACCAATGCCAGATGGACTTGAGCTTGCACAATGGTTGAAGATCTATCCTGCAACAGGCTATGTTGTAACTGCAAAAGAAGAGAATGCCGATGAGTGCATCGGGATATTCGAGGGTGCAGGTCTGAAGGCGGCAGTGATAGGTGTCATCAATGATAGTCAGACCGTTGATATCTATGATGAGAGCGGTAAAGCCGTTGTTTTCGACCTGAAGAATGATAATATAACAGGAATATGA
- the nifB gene encoding nitrogenase cofactor biosynthesis protein NifB yields MENEKDVCEIEVSRDEDVKRVIAQHPCYSKEAQHKFGRIHLAVAPKCNIQCNYCDRKFDCVNESRPGVTSEVLSPEAALEKTKQVLDAYPFIKVVGVAGPGDPLANDETFKTLELIKNEFPDVTLCLSTNGLALPERMDDLLRVGVTTLTVTMNAIDPAIEAQLIGHVLYKGKVYRGLEAAELMVKNQLEGIRMAVEAGLVVKVNTVLVPGINDEHIIEVAKKINELGVYIMNVMPLICQAKFADKTAPTPEECKAVQDRCAPYVQQMRHCRQCRSDAYGLIGQDMSQMSEERRNVIKLDMKKKCSGEKA; encoded by the coding sequence ATGGAAAATGAGAAAGACGTTTGCGAAATAGAAGTATCCAGGGATGAGGATGTCAAGAGAGTGATAGCACAACACCCCTGTTATTCCAAAGAGGCCCAGCACAAGTTCGGCAGGATCCACCTCGCAGTAGCTCCGAAATGCAATATTCAGTGTAATTATTGCGATCGAAAGTTTGACTGCGTTAATGAGAGCAGACCCGGTGTTACCAGTGAGGTACTGAGCCCTGAGGCAGCTCTTGAGAAGACAAAGCAGGTACTGGATGCCTATCCTTTCATCAAGGTGGTTGGTGTTGCAGGACCTGGTGACCCGCTTGCTAACGACGAGACATTTAAGACACTTGAGCTTATCAAGAACGAGTTCCCTGATGTGACCCTCTGTCTGAGCACTAACGGACTGGCACTGCCTGAAAGGATGGATGATCTTCTCAGGGTAGGTGTTACAACTCTGACAGTGACCATGAATGCCATTGATCCAGCCATTGAGGCACAACTCATAGGCCATGTCCTCTACAAGGGAAAGGTCTACAGAGGTCTTGAGGCTGCTGAGTTAATGGTGAAGAACCAGCTCGAAGGTATCAGGATGGCTGTGGAAGCAGGTCTTGTGGTAAAGGTCAACACTGTGCTCGTTCCAGGCATCAACGATGAGCATATCATCGAGGTTGCCAAGAAGATAAATGAGCTAGGTGTCTATATCATGAATGTGATGCCACTTATCTGTCAGGCAAAGTTTGCTGACAAGACAGCGCCAACACCGGAAGAGTGTAAGGCTGTTCAGGACAGGTGTGCACCATATGTCCAGCAGATGAGGCACTGTCGCCAGTGCAGGTCCGATGCATACGGACTAATCGGGCAGGACATGTCACAGATGAGCGAAGAGCGCAGGAATGTAATTAAGCTTGACATGAAAAAGAAGTGTTCAGGTGAGAAGGCTTAA
- the queD gene encoding 6-carboxytetrahydropterin synthase QueD, producing the protein MMKMRLGVIDHIDSAHYLPGHETCGIVHGHTYRTEVVIEGEKKETGMVMDFYEIKKVIKEVLKEYDHVLLNDILEFPSVENLCEHVHAKLSSRLDFPMSVKMWEGEGKWCEMSTL; encoded by the coding sequence ATAATGAAAATGAGACTTGGAGTTATCGATCATATTGATAGTGCCCATTATCTTCCCGGGCATGAGACTTGCGGAATAGTACACGGACACACCTACAGGACAGAAGTTGTCATTGAGGGTGAGAAGAAGGAAACCGGTATGGTCATGGACTTCTATGAGATCAAAAAGGTCATAAAAGAGGTCCTTAAGGAGTACGACCATGTGCTTCTCAACGACATACTTGAGTTCCCGAGTGTCGAGAACCTGTGTGAACATGTGCATGCAAAGCTGTCTTCACGGCTTGATTTCCCTATGTCTGTTAAGATGTGGGAAGGCGAAGGTAAGTGGTGCGAGATGAGTACCCTCTAA
- a CDS encoding 7-carboxy-7-deazaguanine synthase QueE, producing the protein MMQASLSEIFCSVQGEGPYVGYRQAFVRFTGCNLNCNYCDTPVEATEVCRFENVPGSNTFQDVANPLSPEKVSEMVNSYKALHSVSLTGGEPLLCADFISALETDAPLYLESNMTLPHMAKKVKDKVSYVSGDVKLLPHSLLDDPDLHLERTIECFRALKTTKDRDCFCKIVVTKETPADDIEGVVGAISGYISSLILQPVTQKEMQPEPGYLLELQGSLLNDVNTRIIPQTHKMWGCL; encoded by the coding sequence ATGATGCAGGCGTCGCTCAGTGAGATATTCTGCTCGGTGCAGGGTGAAGGTCCATATGTAGGATACAGGCAGGCATTTGTCCGTTTTACCGGATGCAACCTGAATTGTAATTACTGCGACACTCCTGTTGAGGCCACAGAGGTCTGCAGGTTCGAGAATGTTCCGGGTTCCAATACATTTCAGGATGTAGCAAATCCGCTGTCTCCGGAAAAGGTGAGCGAGATGGTTAATTCCTACAAGGCATTGCATTCAGTATCCCTTACCGGTGGTGAGCCTCTGTTGTGTGCCGATTTCATATCTGCTCTGGAAACGGATGCACCGCTATATCTTGAATCCAATATGACCCTGCCTCACATGGCTAAGAAAGTGAAGGACAAGGTGTCATATGTTTCAGGTGATGTTAAACTGCTTCCTCATTCCCTGCTTGATGACCCTGATCTGCATCTTGAAAGAACCATCGAGTGCTTCAGGGCGCTTAAGACCACAAAGGACAGGGATTGTTTCTGTAAGATAGTTGTAACAAAGGAAACACCTGCCGATGATATTGAAGGTGTTGTAGGTGCAATATCGGGCTATATATCCAGCCTTATCCTGCAGCCTGTGACACAGAAGGAAATGCAGCCTGAGCCAGGATATCTGCTGGAGCTGCAGGGATCCTTACTAAATGACGTTAATACGAGAATAATACCACAGACCCACAAAATGTGGGGGTGCTTATAA
- a CDS encoding DUF366 family protein has protein sequence MECIVLDKRTDYDGSQISSLWAYNLADVQSDSIIAFRGGCDVKIEHMIDLEDKKQGDMIFSTDMIHFIIEHFDSTDLKLVYARQRLFTAIVKEVLAEYRTDIVREGDDLFVDGKKLTVSIASTSAVSQKIHFGINVVHNYYGSLEDLGLGSDDVQDLMERIAKRYYNDFIDIEKDLRKSRPLDVI, from the coding sequence ATGGAATGCATAGTCCTTGATAAAAGAACAGATTATGATGGCAGCCAGATCTCATCGCTATGGGCCTATAATCTTGCAGATGTCCAGTCGGATTCCATAATTGCCTTCAGGGGTGGTTGTGATGTTAAGATCGAACATATGATCGATCTTGAGGATAAGAAACAGGGAGATATGATATTCTCCACTGATATGATCCATTTCATCATAGAGCACTTCGACTCTACTGACCTGAAACTGGTGTATGCGAGGCAGCGCCTTTTCACGGCAATAGTCAAAGAAGTACTTGCTGAATATCGTACTGATATCGTGCGAGAGGGTGATGACCTTTTCGTGGACGGTAAAAAGCTCACGGTATCAATTGCCAGTACATCAGCTGTTTCACAGAAGATCCATTTTGGTATCAATGTTGTGCATAACTATTATGGTAGTCTTGAGGACCTTGGCCTTGGTAGCGATGATGTACAGGACCTGATGGAAAGGATCGCTAAACGTTACTATAACGATTTTATAGATATCGAAAAGGACCTTCGCAAATCCAGACCGCTGGATGTGATATGA
- the queC gene encoding 7-cyano-7-deazaguanine synthase QueC translates to MSAIALLSSGLDSVTAVTMVQQQMEVKMALIFNYGQRSVDREIQNAIKVSEQLGIEYRVLDITWMKEITNTSLVNTDTEVPALSMEEIADDADPSITIESAKAVWVPNRNGILINIAAAFAESMDCECVIVGFNKEEAVTFPDNSAEFITAIDDSLSYSTQNGVKVYAPLIGMDKKEIVAKAMELKAPLEYSWSCYHGADVPCGECESCTRRRRAFEAAGFKDPILERLGE, encoded by the coding sequence ATCAGTGCAATTGCTTTGTTAAGTAGCGGCCTTGATTCTGTTACTGCGGTCACCATGGTGCAGCAGCAGATGGAAGTCAAAATGGCCCTTATATTCAATTATGGTCAGCGTTCGGTCGATCGTGAGATACAGAATGCGATAAAGGTATCCGAACAACTTGGAATAGAATATCGTGTTCTTGACATAACATGGATGAAGGAGATAACCAACACATCCCTTGTAAATACCGACACAGAGGTTCCTGCTCTAAGCATGGAGGAGATAGCTGATGATGCAGATCCCTCCATTACCATCGAGTCTGCCAAAGCTGTCTGGGTGCCTAACAGGAACGGTATCCTGATAAACATTGCAGCAGCTTTTGCCGAGAGCATGGATTGTGAATGTGTGATCGTTGGATTCAACAAAGAAGAAGCTGTGACCTTCCCTGATAATTCTGCAGAGTTCATCACTGCGATCGATGATTCCCTTTCCTATTCGACACAGAATGGTGTCAAGGTGTATGCACCACTCATCGGAATGGATAAGAAGGAGATTGTTGCAAAGGCCATGGAACTAAAGGCTCCTCTGGAATATAGCTGGAGCTGTTATCATGGTGCAGATGTACCATGTGGCGAGTGCGAGAGCTGTACCAGAAGAAGAAGGGCATTTGAAGCAGCAGGTTTTAAGGACCCTATTCTTGAAAGACTTGGGGAATGA